The following are encoded in a window of Cyprinus carpio isolate SPL01 chromosome A13, ASM1834038v1, whole genome shotgun sequence genomic DNA:
- the LOC109076825 gene encoding MARVEL domain-containing protein 1-like, protein MIHSVCVCRVLLLQNCYQPLLTSPAGSFFFSFLCLWQTAPTLNTRRSLLQQKEEMPPQPQVKRSFPEFLKSFIGIVRVLQILLGAGLWVTIAANKYEGSIHYVLFVAVLFWLLTLAIFILTLLDKQDLVPIVGGERWLLSNTIHDVAATLLYLSTIGIMIYKTQKNSYCNLDVYKHHCLYKVYLTASIFACLTASVYLLSAIYCSYRKCRGEQTVI, encoded by the coding sequence ATGATTCACTCTGTGTGCGTTTGCAGGGTTCTCCTCCTCCAAAACTGTTATCAGCCGCTCCTTACGTCTCCTGCTGGCTCTTTCTTCTTCTCGTTTCTCTGTTTGTGGCAAACAGCCCCCACCCTGAACACCAGGAGAAGTCTTCTTCAACAAAAAGAGGAGATGCCCCCTCAGCCACAGGTGAAGAGAAGTTTCCCGGAATTCCTCAAGAGCTTTATCGGGATTGTACGGGTCCTCCAGATCCTGCTGGGAGCCGGGCTTTGGGTCACCATCGCAGCCAACAAGTATGAAGGCTCCATTCACTATGTGCTGTTCGTGGCCGTGCTTTTCTGGCTCCTCACGTTAGCCATCTTCATCCTCACTCTTCTGGATAAGCAGGACCTCGTTCCCATCGTTGGAGGAGAACGCTGGTTGTTGAGCAACACCATCCACGACGTTGCTGCTACTCTGCTGTATCTGTCCACCATTGGGATCATGATCTACAAAACCCAAAAGAACTCCTACTGCAACCTGGACGTCTACAAACATCACTGCTTGTACAAGGTCTACCTCACTGCCTCCATCTTCGCCTGCCTCACCGCCAGCGTCTATCTGCTCTCTGCCATCTACTGCAGCTACAGGAAATGCCGAGGTGAGCAGACGGTCATATGA